The genomic interval CACGCGCCCGGCACCGGCACGCCGGAGGCGGGCGGCCTGACCTCCCGCGAGCTGCTGGAGATCATCCGCGGCCTGTCCTCCTGCAACCTGGTCTCCGCCGACCTGGTCGAGGTCGCCCCGGCCTACGACCACGCCGAGATCACGTCCGTGGCCGCGTCCCACGCGGCGTACGAGCTGACGACGATCATGTCGCGGCAGATCGCGGCGTCGCGCGGCTGACCCGCCACGCTCGTCGAGCGCCGGAAGGGGCCGCGCCCGGCCCTTCCGGCGCTCCGGCATGCCGTGCGTCAAGGGCCCGTCAGGCCCGGGCCGCCCGGCGACAAGGCCCCGTAAGGACCCGGAAACCCACCGTGTCCGGGCGGTTGGCTGAGGTGATCACCCACCTCCGTCGAAGGCCACGCCGTGCCCCTGCACCTGCTCCCCGACCAGGACGTCACCCCGCCGCGCCCGGCCGCCCCGCCCCCGCCCGGCCGGGCCCGGCGACGCCACCGCCAGGTGGCCGGCGGGGCGCTCGACCCCAAGCTGCTCATCGCGTCCCTGCCGGACGCGGTCCGCAAGCTGCGGCCCCGGGTGATGGTCAGGAACCCGGTGATGTTCGTCGTCGAGGTGGGCTCCGTGCTCACCACGCTCTCCGCGCTGCTCGCCCCTTCCGTCTTCGCCTGGCTGATCAGCGCCTGGCTCTGGCTCACCGTCGTCTTCGCCAACCTCGCCGAGGCCGTCGCCGAGGGCCGCGGCAAGGCGCAGGCGGAGACGCTGCGCCGGACCCGCTCCGGCACCGTCGCCCGGCGGCTGCGGCGCTGGCGGGTCGGCATGGACCGGCGCGACTGGGAGGAGGAGAGGGTACCCGCCACGGAGCTCGCCCCGCAGGACTTCGTGGTCGTCACCGCCGGTGAGACCGTCCCCGGCGACGGGGAGGTCGTCGACGGCGTCGCGTCCGTCGACGAGTCCGCCGTCACCGGGGAGTCCGCCCCCGTCATCCGCGAGGCGGGCGGTGACCGCTCGGGTGTGACGGGCGGGACGAAGGTGCTCTCCGACGGCATCGTCGTCCGCGTCACCTCCCGCCCCGGCCACACCTTCCTCGACCGCATGATCTCCCTGGTCGAGGGCACCACCCGGCAGAAGACCCCCAACGAGCTGGCCCTGAACATCCTGCTCGCCTGCCTCACCGTGATCTTCATCCTCGCCGTGGTCTCGCTCCAGCCCATGGCCGCCTGGGCCGGCGCCCCGCAGACGATCACCGTGCTGGTCGCCCTGCTGGTGACGCTGATCCCCACCACGATCGGCGCGCTGCTCTCCGCCATCGGCATCGCCGGCATGGACCGGCTCGTCCAGCGCAACGTCCTCGCCCTGTCCGGCCGGGCGGTCGAGGCCGCCGGTGACGTCAACACCCTGCTCCTCGACAAGACCGGCACCATCACCCTCGGCAACCGGCGGGCCACCTCCTTCGTGCCCGTCCGGGGCGTGCCGCACGAGCTGCTGGCCGACGCCGCCCAGCTCGCCTCCCTCGCCGACGAGACCCCCGAGGGCCGCTCGATCGTCGGCCTCGCCCGCAGCCACGGCATCGACCACGACGCCGCCGACTTCGCCCACGGCCGCTTCGTGCCGTTCTCCGCGCAGACCCGGATGAGCGGCGCCGACTTCGCCTACGAGGGCGAGTTCCTCCGCATCCGCAAGGGCGCGGGGAGCGCCGTCACCGCGTGGGTCGCCCGGCGCGGCGGCCAGGTCCCCACCGAGGCCGGCTGGATCGTCGACTCCATCGCCGCGGGCGGCGGCACCCCGCTGCTCGTCGCCGTCGAGGACCGGGCGGGCGCCCGGGTCCTGGGCGCCGTCCACCTCAAGGACATCGTCAAGCCCGGCATCGCGGAGCGCTTCGCCGAACTGCGCGGCATGGGCATCAGGACCGTCATGGTCACCGGCGACAACCCGCTCACCGCCCGGGCCATCGCCGCCGAGGCGGGCGTCGACGACTACCTCGCCGAGGCCACCCCCGAGCAGAAGCTGGCCCGGATCCGCGAGGAGCAGGCGGGCGGCAACCTCGTCGCCATGACCGGCGACGGCACCAACGACGCCCCCGCCCTCGCCCAGGCCGACGTCGGCGTCGCCATGAACTCCGGCACCTCCGCCGCCAAGGAGGCCGGCAACATGGTCGACCTCGACTCCGACCCCGCCAAGCTCATCCAGATCGTCGAGGTCGGCAAGCAGCTCCTGATCACCCGTGGCGCGCTCACCACCTTCTCCATCTGCAACGACGTCGCCAAGTACTTCGCGATCGTCCCCGCCATGTTCGGCGGCGTGGCCGGCTACGAGGGCCTGGAGAAGCTCAACGTCATGGGCCTGCACAGCTCCACCTCGGCCATCGCCTCCGCGATCATCTTCAACGCGCTCGTCATCGTCGCCCTGATCCCGCTCGCCCTCCGCGGCGTCCGCTACGCCCCCGCCGGGGCGCACGCGCTGCTGCGGCGCAACCTCGGGGTGTACGGGCTCGGCGGGCTCGTCGCGCCCTTCATCGGCATCAAGCTCATCGACCTGCTGATCCAGTACCTCCCCGGGATCTGACGCCGCCGGGCCGGGGGCGTACGGGCGCGCACCGGAAATTCGCACGGACGTCTCCGTCACTCCGCCGGGAGTCCTTCCGGCCCCTCCGCCGGACCCCTACCGTCGGCCGCAGCCGGTTCAGGGCCGTACACAGGAGGGGCAGCCGTGCGCATCCGACCCGCGCTCGTCACCGTCACCGCCGGCGCGCTGCTGGCGGCCGCCCAGGCGGCCGGCCCGGCCGCCGCCGCGCCGCCCTCGCGCGCCTGCTCCCCGTACGTCCGGATCGACGGCTACGGCGACGGCCTCGACAAGACCACGTTCGAGGGCTCCTACGTGGGCAACCTCTCCGGCCTCGCCACCGACACCGACGGCACGGTCGCCGCCCTCTCCGACCGCTCCCGGCTCTTCGCCCTGGACGTCCGGCGGGGGCCCACCGCCGCCCGGCCCGTACGCGCCCTGGCGCTCGCCGACGAGCAGGGCGGCGAGCTCGACGCCGAGGCCCTCGCCGTCGACCGCGACGGCACCCGGCTGATCGCCTCCGAGACCGAGCCGTCCGTCCGCCGCCACACCCGCGACGGGACCCTCCTCGGGCGGCTGCCCGTCCCCGGCGCGCTGCGGCCCGCCCCGGCCGGCCGGGCCCTGCCCAACCAGACCTTCGAGGGCCTCACCCTCCGGCCCGGCGGCCGGACCCTGCTCGCCGCGATGGAGGGGCCGCTGGCCGGGGACGGGCGGATGGTCCGGTTCCAGACGTGGCAGCGGCCCCGTACGGGCCCGGGCGCCCCGGAATTCCGGCTCGGCCCGCAGTACGGCTACCCCGTCGACCCCGGCCTCGGCGTCTCCGAGGTCGCGGAGGCGGGCGACGGCCGGCTGCTGGTCCTGGAGCGCGGGTTCACGGCCGGGGTGGGGAACACGGTGCGGCTGTACCTCGCGGACGCGCGCGGCGCGAGCGACACGTCCGGCGTGGAGACGCTGCCGGGCGGGCCCGGCACCCGGCCGGTCGGCAAGCGGCTGCTGGCGGATCTGGGGGAGTGCCCTTCGCTGGGCGCGCCGGCGAAGCAGCCGCAGCGGAATCCGCTCCTGGACAACGTGGAGGGGGTGGCGGTGCTGGGGTGGGGGCCGGGGGGTCCGCGGCTGCTTCTTGTCAGTGACGACAACGGGAGTGTGCGGCAGACGACGCGGTTGTACGGGCTGAGGGTGCGGCTGCCGTGACGTTCGGGGCGCCGCTGCGCGGGGCTTTTCCCCAGCCCCGCCCCTTCCCGATACCGGGGCTCCGCCCCGGACCCCGGTCCTCAAGCGCCGGACGGGCTGATTTCAGCCCGTCCGGCGCTTGAGGACACCGCGCGGAGCGCGGAAAGGGGGTCCGGGGGCTTGCCCCCGGTTACGGGAAGGGGCGGGGCTGGGGAAAGTCCCTCCACGCCCGCCCCCACTTTGTTGCCGCGGGATGAAATCCGCAGCCCACGGCGTTGGGCCGTCCGTGGCAGAGGACAGCGGAAACCCCCGCAAGGCGACGGAACCGATCCGACAAGGCTGGGCCAGGCGACTCGCACGGTACTGCTGGCGCTACCGCCGCACCGTGCTGCTCGCCCTCGGCTCCTCACTGGGCGGCATGGCCGTCATGGCCCTGGTCCCGCTCATACCCAAGCTGATCATCGACGACGTCATCGGCGCCGGCGACCGCCCCCTCGCCCCCTGGGCGACGCTCCTCATAGCCGCCGCGGTCGTCGTCTACGGCCTGACCTACCTCCGCCGCTACTACGGCGGCCGCCTCGCCCTCGACGTCCAGCACGACCTGCGGACCGAGATGTACGCCTCGATCGCCCGCCTCGACGGCCGGCGCCAGGACGACCTCTCCACCGGCCAGGTCGTCGGCCGGGGCACCAGCGACCTCCAGCTGGTGCAGAGCCTCCTCTTCATGCTGCCGATGATGATCGGCAACGTCCTGCTGTTCGTGATCTCACTGATCGTCATGGTGAGCCTCTCCCCGCTGCTCACGGTCATCGCCCTCGCCGTGGCACCCGCCCTGTGGTTCCTCGCCCAGCGCAGCCGCACCACGCTCTTCCCCGCCACCTGGTACGCCCAGGGGCAGGCGGCGGCCGTCGCGGGCGTCGTGGACGGGGCCGTCACCGGTGTCCGCGTCGTGAAGGGCTTCGGCCAGGAGGAGCAGGAGGCCGGCAAGCTCCGCGTGGTGAGCCGCCGCCTCTTCGCGGGCCGGCTGCGCACCGTCCGGCTCAACTCCCGCTACACCCCGGCCCTCCAGGCCGTGCCCTCCCTCGGCCAGGTCGCCATGCTGGCGGTCGGCGGCTGGATGGCCACGCGCGGGCAGATCACCCTCGGCACCTTCGTCGCCTTCTCCACCTATCTGGCGCAGCTCGTCGGTCCGGTGCGGATGCTCACGATGATGCTGACCGTCGGCCAGCAGGCCCGCGCCGGCGTGGAGCGGGTCTTCGAGCTGATCGACA from Streptomyces albireticuli carries:
- the kdpB gene encoding potassium-transporting ATPase subunit KdpB is translated as MPLHLLPDQDVTPPRPAAPPPPGRARRRHRQVAGGALDPKLLIASLPDAVRKLRPRVMVRNPVMFVVEVGSVLTTLSALLAPSVFAWLISAWLWLTVVFANLAEAVAEGRGKAQAETLRRTRSGTVARRLRRWRVGMDRRDWEEERVPATELAPQDFVVVTAGETVPGDGEVVDGVASVDESAVTGESAPVIREAGGDRSGVTGGTKVLSDGIVVRVTSRPGHTFLDRMISLVEGTTRQKTPNELALNILLACLTVIFILAVVSLQPMAAWAGAPQTITVLVALLVTLIPTTIGALLSAIGIAGMDRLVQRNVLALSGRAVEAAGDVNTLLLDKTGTITLGNRRATSFVPVRGVPHELLADAAQLASLADETPEGRSIVGLARSHGIDHDAADFAHGRFVPFSAQTRMSGADFAYEGEFLRIRKGAGSAVTAWVARRGGQVPTEAGWIVDSIAAGGGTPLLVAVEDRAGARVLGAVHLKDIVKPGIAERFAELRGMGIRTVMVTGDNPLTARAIAAEAGVDDYLAEATPEQKLARIREEQAGGNLVAMTGDGTNDAPALAQADVGVAMNSGTSAAKEAGNMVDLDSDPAKLIQIVEVGKQLLITRGALTTFSICNDVAKYFAIVPAMFGGVAGYEGLEKLNVMGLHSSTSAIASAIIFNALVIVALIPLALRGVRYAPAGAHALLRRNLGVYGLGGLVAPFIGIKLIDLLIQYLPGI
- a CDS encoding esterase-like activity of phytase family protein, which encodes MRIRPALVTVTAGALLAAAQAAGPAAAAPPSRACSPYVRIDGYGDGLDKTTFEGSYVGNLSGLATDTDGTVAALSDRSRLFALDVRRGPTAARPVRALALADEQGGELDAEALAVDRDGTRLIASETEPSVRRHTRDGTLLGRLPVPGALRPAPAGRALPNQTFEGLTLRPGGRTLLAAMEGPLAGDGRMVRFQTWQRPRTGPGAPEFRLGPQYGYPVDPGLGVSEVAEAGDGRLLVLERGFTAGVGNTVRLYLADARGASDTSGVETLPGGPGTRPVGKRLLADLGECPSLGAPAKQPQRNPLLDNVEGVAVLGWGPGGPRLLLVSDDNGSVRQTTRLYGLRVRLP